ACGTAGCTCTCCTCGCCGGCCACCGAATGGCACGCCTCGATTTCGGCGATGTGTTCCAGCCGCGCGGGGGCATCATCTGGTTGGGAAGGATCGAGAGGGGTGATCGCCACGAACGCCGACAGCATGGGCCCGAACGCGTCGGGATTCACCCGCGCGCTGTACCCGGTGACCACCCCCCGGGACTCCAGACGACGCACCCGCGACTGGACCGCGGACACCGACAGGCCGGTGGCCGCGGCCAGCTCCGCCAGCGTGGCCCTGCCATCGGCGACGAGTTCACGAACCAGCGTGCGATCGATCTCGTCGAGACCGTGTGTCGCGTCCGCGCTCTCCGCCATGGCCGCACACTATCGCAGCGGTGGTGTTTCGTGAGCAATGTCGAAATCTGGCAGCTGCGAGCACGGTTCGCCGCGGCACTGTCGGCGATGTACGGGGCCGAAGTCCCTGCCTACACAACGCTGGTCGAGGTCAGCGAAGCCGTCAACGGCGATTATGCCGCCGGGCATCCGCACGCCGAGCGGCTCGGATCCATCGAGCGTGTCACCGCGGAACGCCACGGCGCGATCCGCGTCGGTACCCCGGCCGAATTGACCGATGTGGCAGAGCTTTTCGGGGCATTCGGGATGTATCCGGTGGGTTTCTACGATCTGCGCGAGGCGGCATCACCCGTCCCGGTGGTGTCCACTGCATTTCGCCCGGTGGATGCTTCCGAACTGGCGCGCAACCCGTTTCGGGTGTTCACCTCGATGCTGGCGACCCGCGACGGCCGGTTCTTCGATGCCGACCTGCGCCGCCGCGTCGACGAATTCCTGGACCGGCGCCAACTGTTCGATCCGCAGCTGATCGCCGATGCCCGCCGTATCGCGGCCGCCGGCGGTTGTCCGGAGGCTGCGGCCGAGGATTTCGTGGCACGCGCGGTGGCCGCGTTCGCGCTGTCGCGCGAGCCGGTCGACCGGGCCTGGTATGCCGAACTGACCGCCGTCTCGGCCGTCGCCGCCGACATCGCCGGGGTGCCCACCACCCACATCAACCATCTGACGCCGCGGGTGCTCGACATCGACGATCTGTACCGCCGGATGAGCGAGCGCGGGATCGCGATGATCGACGCCATTCAGGGACCGCCACGCTGGGACGGCCCCGCAGTGCTGTTGCGGCAGACCTCGTTTCGCGCGCTGGCCGAGCCGCGCCGTTTCCGCGAACCCGACGGCGGCGTCACCGAGGGCACGCTGCGGGTGCGCTTCGGGGAGGTGGAGGCCCGCGGTGTCGCCCTGACCCGCAAAGGCCGTGAACGGTATGACGCCGCGATGGCGCACTCGGACCCGGCCGCGGTCTGGGCCGACCACTTTCCCCCCACCGACGACGAGATGGCCTCTGCGGGCCTGGCCTACTACCACCGCGGGGATCCGGACGCCCCGGTGGTCTACGAGGACTTCCTGCCGGCCTCGGCCGCCGGGATCTTCCGCTCCAATCTCGACGCCGATACCGAAGCCGCCTCGGTGGCAGACGAATCCGGTTACGACATCGACTGGCTGGCCGGCACGATCGACCGCCACATCCACGACCCCTACGACCTTTACGACGCGACCGCCCAGGAGGCCCCCGCATGAGCACCACGACCACCGCCACGTCACTGCCCACCGCCGAGGATCTGCGCGCATCCGTGCGCGCCGCCTTTGACGCCATCGGTGCGCAGGTCGACCTCACCGAGCCGGGCGGACCCGGCCTGCCGGCGAGCACGCCGGTGACCGGCGAGGTCTTGTTCACTATCGCCGAGACCACACCCGATCAGACTCGGACCGCGATCACCGCTGCGGCGCAAGCATTTACGACATGGCGCACCACACCCGCCCCGGTTCGCGGCCAGCTGGTGGCCCGGCTGGGCGAGCTGCTGCGCGAGCACAAGGCGGACCTGGCCACCCTGGTGACCGTCGAGGCCGGAAAGATCACCTCCGAAGCCCTCGGCGAGGTCCAGGAGATGATCGACATCTGCGACTTCGCCGTCGGCCTGTCCCGTCAGCTGTACGGGCGGACCATCGCGTCCGAACGCCCGGGGCACCGGCTGATGGAGAACTGGCATCCACTCGGCGTGGTCGGGGTGATCACCGCGTTCAACTTCCCGGTCGCGGTGTGGGCGTGGAATACCGCGGTGGCGCTGGTGTGCGGCGACACCGTGGTGTGGAAGCCCTCAGAGCTCACCCCGCTGACGGCGATCGCCTGCCAGGCGCTCATCGAGCGGGCCGCCACCGATAGTGGAGCGCCGGTGGCGCTGAGCCGGCTGGTGCTCGGTGGCCGCGAGGTCGGCGAGGCACTGGTCGACGATCCCCGGGTGGCCCTGGTGTCGGCGACCGGCTCGGTGCGGATGGGCAAGCAGGTCGGTCCGCGGGTCGCCGAACGCTTCGGCCGGGTGCTGTTGGAACTCGGCGGCAACAACGCCGCCGTCGTAACCCCTTCCGCCGATCTGGATTTGGCGGTGCGAGGCATCGTGTTCTCCGCGGCCGGCACTGCCGGACAACGGTGCACGACGTTGCGCCGGCTCATCGCGCACACCTCGGTGGCCGACACCCTCGTCGAGCGGATCACGGCCGCCTATCGCAGCCTTCCGATCGGTGACCCGTCCGCCGAGGGAACACTCGTCGGACCGCTGATCCACGAGACCGCCTACCGCGACATGGTCCGCGCGCTGGAGCAGGCTCGCGCCGACGGCGGCGAGGTCATCGGCGGCGAGCGGGTGCACGTCGGCGGTGAGGCAACGGAGGCTTTCTACGTCACACCGGCGGTGGTGCGGATGCCCGCCCAGACCGAGATCGTGCACAACGAGACGTTCGCGCCGATCCTCTACGTGCTGACGTACGACAACCTCGACGAGGCGATCGAGCTCAACAATGCTGTCCCACAAGGACTCTCGTCCGCGATCTTCACCACCGACGTCCGCGAGGCCGAACGCTTCCTGGCGGCCGACGGGTCGGACTGCGGGATCGCCAACGTCAACATCGGAACCTCGGGCGCCGAGATCGGCGGGGCGTTCGGCGGCGAGAAGCAGACCGGCGGCGGTCGCGAGTCGGGATCGGATTCGTGGAAGGCCTACATGCGCCGCGCCACGAACACCGTCAACTACTCCTCGGAGCTACCCCTGGCCCAGGGCGTGCACTTCGGCTAACCGCCCAGCAGGCCGAGCAGCTCGCTGCGGCCGATCTGGTTGACCAGAGTGGCGGCGTCGAAGTAGATCCGCTCGTTGGTGATGCGGTCGCCGTCGAAGGAGAACACCGCGATCACGGGAACCCGGAAGGCCTTGCCCGTCGGCGGCAGCCCGTAGAACTCGCCGAGATTCGTTCCCAGTAGGTCGAACTCCACGATCACGCTGTCGTCGGTGACGTGGAAGCTGGCGTTCTCGTGGCGCTGGTCGGGGAACGCGGTGCGCGTGGTGCGGTAGTACGTCATCACTTCGTCGTCGCCGTCGAAGACCTGTTTGGTCGGGATGATCTCGTAGCGCGGGTGTCCGTTGAAGGTTGCCAGGGTGCGGTCGAACTCCTTCGTCACCTCGGTGTCCATGTGTTCTTTGATGACGTCGAGCCGACGCCGACGCATATCCATGATCATTCCTTCATCGAGATCGACGTTTCGTACACATCTACCCGCACTTTCGCTGCGATACGTCGGTTTGGGCGCAAGTCGGAAAACCTGTTGTACACGTGCCAACTAGGATGTCCGCATGCCGGAATCACCCGCCCGCCGCCGTCTGTCTCCCGAGGACCGGCGCAGCGAACTCCTCGCATTGGGCGCCGAGGTGTTCGGTCAGCGCCCGTACGACGAGGTCCGCATCGACGAGATCGCCGAGCGCGCCGGGGTCTCGCGGGCGCTGATGTATCACTACTTTCCCGACAAGCGCGCGTTCTTCGCCGCGGTGGTTCGGGCCGAGACCGAGCGACTGTTCGAGGCCACCAACACCCTGGCCGCCCAGGGCGAGACCCTCTTCGAGCGGTTGCGGGCCGGCGTCGTGGCCTACATACGCTACGACGAGCAGCATCCGCACGGCGCGTGGGCGGCGTACATCGGCATGGGACGCACCGACCCGGTCCTGCGCGGCATCGACGACACCGACAACGAGCGGCAGATGCAGCGGATCATGGCCGCGATCACCGACGTGGTCCAGGGCGACCTGGACTCCAAGGTCGAGCGTGACCTGCGGGCGATCGTCTACGCGTGGCTGGCGTTCACCTTCGAACTGTGCCGCCAGCGTGTCCTCGACCCCTCGATCGACGCCGACAATCTCGCGGATTCCGGGGCCCACGCGCTGCTCGACGCCATCGTGCGGGTGCCGGGTATCCCGGCGGCGCTGGCCGACGCGGCCGACCGCCGCTGATTCAGCGCACTCCTGCGAAGAACGCCCGGACATCGTCGACGAAGAGCTCGGGTTGCTCGAAGGCACCGAAGTGACCGCCCCGCGGCATGTCGGTCCAGCGGGTGATGTTGTAGGTGTTCTCACACCAGCTGCGCGGGGGTCGCATGATCTCCTTCGGGAACCGCGCAATCCCGGTGGGCACCTCGACTCGGCCCTGCGCACCGAAGGACCGGAAGCTCTCCCAGTACAGCCGGGCTGACGACGCCGCGGCGTTGTTCACCCAGTACAGCGTCACGTTGTCG
This is a stretch of genomic DNA from Mycobacterium sp. ELW1. It encodes these proteins:
- a CDS encoding VOC family protein encodes the protein MSNVEIWQLRARFAAALSAMYGAEVPAYTTLVEVSEAVNGDYAAGHPHAERLGSIERVTAERHGAIRVGTPAELTDVAELFGAFGMYPVGFYDLREAASPVPVVSTAFRPVDASELARNPFRVFTSMLATRDGRFFDADLRRRVDEFLDRRQLFDPQLIADARRIAAAGGCPEAAAEDFVARAVAAFALSREPVDRAWYAELTAVSAVAADIAGVPTTHINHLTPRVLDIDDLYRRMSERGIAMIDAIQGPPRWDGPAVLLRQTSFRALAEPRRFREPDGGVTEGTLRVRFGEVEARGVALTRKGRERYDAAMAHSDPAAVWADHFPPTDDEMASAGLAYYHRGDPDAPVVYEDFLPASAAGIFRSNLDADTEAASVADESGYDIDWLAGTIDRHIHDPYDLYDATAQEAPA
- a CDS encoding aldehyde dehydrogenase family protein yields the protein MSTTTTATSLPTAEDLRASVRAAFDAIGAQVDLTEPGGPGLPASTPVTGEVLFTIAETTPDQTRTAITAAAQAFTTWRTTPAPVRGQLVARLGELLREHKADLATLVTVEAGKITSEALGEVQEMIDICDFAVGLSRQLYGRTIASERPGHRLMENWHPLGVVGVITAFNFPVAVWAWNTAVALVCGDTVVWKPSELTPLTAIACQALIERAATDSGAPVALSRLVLGGREVGEALVDDPRVALVSATGSVRMGKQVGPRVAERFGRVLLELGGNNAAVVTPSADLDLAVRGIVFSAAGTAGQRCTTLRRLIAHTSVADTLVERITAAYRSLPIGDPSAEGTLVGPLIHETAYRDMVRALEQARADGGEVIGGERVHVGGEATEAFYVTPAVVRMPAQTEIVHNETFAPILYVLTYDNLDEAIELNNAVPQGLSSAIFTTDVREAERFLAADGSDCGIANVNIGTSGAEIGGAFGGEKQTGGGRESGSDSWKAYMRRATNTVNYSSELPLAQGVHFG
- a CDS encoding Lrp/AsnC family transcriptional regulator; this encodes MAESADATHGLDEIDRTLVRELVADGRATLAELAAATGLSVSAVQSRVRRLESRGVVTGYSARVNPDAFGPMLSAFVAITPLDPSQPDDAPARLEHIAEIEACHSVAGEESYVLFVRVASPPALEVLLQQIRTAANVRTRSTVILNTFYSHRVSLPV
- a CDS encoding TetR/AcrR family transcriptional regulator, yielding MPESPARRRLSPEDRRSELLALGAEVFGQRPYDEVRIDEIAERAGVSRALMYHYFPDKRAFFAAVVRAETERLFEATNTLAAQGETLFERLRAGVVAYIRYDEQHPHGAWAAYIGMGRTDPVLRGIDDTDNERQMQRIMAAITDVVQGDLDSKVERDLRAIVYAWLAFTFELCRQRVLDPSIDADNLADSGAHALLDAIVRVPGIPAALADAADRR
- a CDS encoding ester cyclase — encoded protein: MIMDMRRRRLDVIKEHMDTEVTKEFDRTLATFNGHPRYEIIPTKQVFDGDDEVMTYYRTTRTAFPDQRHENASFHVTDDSVIVEFDLLGTNLGEFYGLPPTGKAFRVPVIAVFSFDGDRITNERIYFDAATLVNQIGRSELLGLLGG